The segment CGTGGTGGCCCTGACTACCGTGGTCATCGCCTGGCTGCTTCAGGAGGCGCAGACATCGGCTTTGCTGGCCGCACTGGGCGGGATCGCTGCCGGGGTGCTGTGTGGCCTTGTGAGCGGGACGCTGATCACGCGCCTGAACGTGGTGCCATTCATCGTGACCCTGGGTATGATGCTGGTGGTCCGAGGCATCGCCAAGGCCCTGGCGAATGAGCAGAAGATCGACGCACCGCTCACGTGGCTCAAGGAACTGCTGGCGTCGTTGCCCCCCGAACGCCGGGCGATGCTCCTGCCGCCCGGGGTATGGCTTGTCATCGTGCTGGCGCTGGTGGTGGCGGGACTGCTGCGGTACACGCGGCTGGGCCGGCACATTTTCGCCATCGGCTCCAACGAGCAAACCGCACGGCTGTGCGGAGTTCCGGTGCAGCGGGTGAAAGTGGTCACATATACCCTCGGCGGGCTGTTCTTCGGGCTTGCAGGGCTGATGCTCTTCTCGCGACTGACGGTGGGCGATCCGACGGCGGCGGTTGGGCTTGAGCTGGACGTCATCGCTGCCGTAGTCATTGGAGGCGGCAGTCTTGCAGGCGGCGAGGGGTCGGTCCTGGGCTCCCTTGTGGGCGCGCTGATTATGAGCGTGATTCGATCGGGCTGCTCGCAGATGGGCTTGAGCAACTGGGTCCAGGAACTGGTGACTGGAGCAGTGATTGTGGTCGCGGTGGCCCTGGATCGCCTGCGACACAGAAGACTGACCTGAGCTAAGCCGGGTGCCATATCACGCCCCGTTTCAGGGGACTGGCATCCGATTCCGAGTATCATCCGGAGGCGGTGCCTGTACCCAATGCGCTGTTTGCTTCACACTCTGCCGCCCCTTCGGGGCTAATGCGGCTATCAGGCTGCCGGTAACCCCGAGCTCACGCTGGTGGCAGATTGCTGCCGCCCCTTCGCGGCTGCTAAGTGGTGCACGTCACGCTCTGCAACGTACACACGAACTCCCCATGGAGACGCCCATGCGATTACTCGTCCTCCCGCTCCTGATCACCAGCTTCCTCCCGGTCACCGCGGATGAGTTCGACGTGGCCCTCCTGCGACCAACGCGGTACCTCGCCGAAAACCCCGCGGGCGCCGATGATGTCCACACTTACCTGCAGAATGTCCGCAATATCCTGGATCTGGCCGGCTTGCGGCACCACACGATTGATGAGGCAGAGGTCCTCGCCGGGAGCCTGTCCACCGCCGAATTCTTGATCTGCCCATACAACCCGTACATGACTGCCGAAGTCGCCAAAGCCATCCAGTCCTTCCTCGATGCCGGAGGGCATGCCCTGTTCTGTTACTTCTGTGAGGATTCCCTGCGCCGCCGCCTGGGCCTGGGAGAACTGCTCTATACTTCGGGAGGCGATGAGGGGCTTTTCCGCAATCTCGCCGCCACCGAATTTGCCCCGCGCGGAATGCCCCAGACGGTTCGGCAGGGCAGTTGGAATGCGTACCTCCTGGCCTCGCTGGATGACAGCATATCCAGGCCGGTGCTGGAGTGGATCGCCGAGGACGGGCAGACCAACTCGGGCCCGGCGATGACCGTCTCATCCGAGGCCGCGTGGTTCGGGCACGTCATGGTCGGCGGGAATCTGCCCGAAAAAGCCCGGATGCTTCTGTCGGTGATCGGCAACTGGAACCCGAAGGTCTGGGATCGCGCCGTCCAGCACGCCCTGCGTCCAGACCTGGGATTCCGGTTCGCCGAGGACATCGCGGCGCTGCAGTCCATGGCCGAAGGTCGCCCCGAGGCTTCGGCGGCCGCGGGGCGACTCGCGACGGAGCACGAGCAGCTCCGGCGAGAGGCGGGAAAGGTCGAACCCTGGGTGACGATTCAGGCAGCACAGGCCTGGCGGCAGGGCTTGCGAGACGTGTATCTCACCTGCCTGCCCTCGGCACCCGACGGTATGCGCGGCGCATGGGTAGTCATGCCCGGCGGGTGCGGCGACTGGGGCTGGGAGAGGACCGCGCAGGTTGCCGCCGAGAACGGGCTGACGGATCTGTTCGTTCGCATCGAGTGGGGCGGCCGCGCCAGCTACCCCAGTGAGGTCATCCCGTCGCGCCTGGAGCCGGGTGAAACCGACCCCGTGGCCGAGGGCATTGCAGCCTGCCACCGGCACGGGCTGCGTTACCACGCCTGGTTCATCAGCCTCAACTGGCGCATGCCCCCGCAGGACCTTGTGCAGGCGATCTCCGCGCAAGGCCTGTGGCAATATTCGCCCGAAGGGCTTGAAACGGTGCGCGAAGGTGGGGGCCGGTCGCACTGGCTCAACCCCTCAGAGCCCGGGGTCATCGACCTTCAGGCGCGGATGATGGCGGAAGTGGCGGCGAAGTATCCTGTGGATGGCGTGCACTACGATTACATTCGCTATGAGAACTACAACGGTTCATACGGTGAGCGGGACAGGGCGCGCTTCGAGGTCTGGGCCAATGTGAAGGTCCGTGATTGGCCCGCCGATGTGCTCCCTGCGTCCGGGGGCAAGCCTGCGGGACCGCTGCACGAAAAGTTCCTGGAATGGCGCTGCGAGCAGGTGAGCAACGTTGTCTTCGCTTCTTCCGCAGCCGTGCGAGCCGCTAACCCGAAATGCAGAATCTCGGCGGCAGTCTACCCGAGTTGGCCCTCGCACCGACTTACCGTGGGGCAGGACTGGGCCCGTTGGCTGCGCGAAGGTTGGCTGGATTTCGTGTGCCCCATGGTCTACGATGCCCCGAGCTACTACGACCGCCACGTGGACCGGGTGGGCCGCCTGCGTGAAGCGGCCGGCGACCGTCCGCTCATGGTGGGCATCGGCTCGTGGCTCCACACGGACCCTTTGACCGTTGCTGAACAGGTTGTCGCGGATCGCGAACTGGGCGCTGACGGCTTCGTGCTCTTTTCGTACACGCCGGAACTGGGTGAGAGCTTCCTGCCGGCCCTGAAGCGAGGGGTGTTTGCCGTTCCCGCGAAACCCAGGTAGGCCGGCGATAGAGAATGGACGAGGTGACCGGCGATGCGCCGCGTGTTCCCACTGCTCTGCCTGCTCGTGGTTCCCGGGCTGTATGCCGACACCGTGCGCCTGCCGGTGATTGCGGACACTTCGCTCCAGGCGCATCAGTCCGAGGTCTCCTTCAACAGCGGCGCCAGTTCTAACATCCGCATCAAGGGCAATGAGCACTTCATGCTGGTCAAGTTCGACCTCGCGCCCATCAGGGGCTGGGATGTCGAGAGCGCCCGGCTCTTCCTGCATCCCTCGCACCCCCACATGCTGCGTACCGTGGGCATCTCGACCATTGCCACAGACTGGGAGGAGGGCACTGGCACCGGCGGTCCTGCGGAGAACGGATGCACGTTCCTGCGGGCAAATCACCCCGACGGCTTTTGGGCAGGGCCGGGTAGCGACTTCACGCATGTCTCCCTCACCAACGGCAACACGCGCAGCTTCTACACCGATGTCAAGGGCGTTGCCGACGGCTGGCTGAGCATCGACATCGACCCGTGGCTGATCTACGCCATGACCTCGGGCGCTTCCTACGGTCTGTGCATTTCCGATGAGAAAGGCCAGACGCGTGCCAACAACGACGTCCATTCCAGGGAGCAGAACGGTTACCAGCCCTATCTGCTGGTTACTGGCGCACCGAGTCAGGCCGATCCTGACCGCCCTGAGATAGCCCTGATGCAGGCGCAACCCGAGTCCCGCGCAGCCGGCTACCAGACCGGCGCGCTACGCGTATCGTTGCGTACAGAGGGGGCTTTCACGATCCGGGGGACGTATGCGAGGGAGGGCGAGGTTGGCTCCATGCCCATCCCCAGGCGACTCATCGGGCTGGCCGAAGATGGGTCTGCAACCCTCGTCATTCCGGGTCTCACTCCTGGCGCTTCGTACTCCATCAACGTGTGCGGAGTGGACCGGTATGGAAACCCGGGGCCGATGATCAGCACGTTGGTGCGCGCGTCAGCTGCCCGGCCGATGCCGAATGCCCTGCCTGTGGCCGAGCGCGCGGAACCGCGCCCCAAGGACCCCCCGAAGGCCGGCAGCCTGTGCGCCTGGGCCTGCCCGGCAGAGTGCAAAGTGAACCCAGTGTCCGGCGCAGTGTTGGAGGACCGTGGTGCACAGGGCTACTCGGCGGACTCCGCGAGCGACTGGCGCCGCGCAAACCCAGTGTGGGATGACGGGACCGTACGCCTCGCTGCCGCCCGGGGGGAAGTCCTCGCTTCGCAGGTGGTGGTGGAGAATCTGTCGGACCAGCCCCAACAGGCGAACCTGGAGTACGACCCTGCGGGCTTTTCGGCACAGTGCAGGGTATTCCGCAACTGGTACGTCAAGGACGGTGATTGGTTCGCCGAATACATGATTCCCATGGGCGATACCCCCGCGCAGATCCCGGCGCCCGACAATGCAGTCCCTGGCCAACGCAACCAGTCCTTCACGCTGATCTGGTGGATTCCGCCGGACACGACCCCGGGACTGCACCGGGTATCGCTGAAGGTGGGGGAGAGCCTCAGCCTACCCATCGAGATCGAAGTCCACGGTTTCACGCTCCCTGCCGAGACCAGTTTTGAGGTGGACCTGAACTGCTACGGACCGGTGTACTCCGACCGCGACTTCGACGAGTACCTGGAGCGGGAACGAGAGTACTACCGGGCGGCTCACGCGCTGCGCTCGACGTTGAACCCGCTGCCGTATTCCCAGTCTGGCCAGACGTACCGGGGATTCGTGCCGACGCTGGAAGGCGCAGGGGCCGAGATGAAAGTGGTGGACTGGTCCGAGTATGACCGCCATTACGGGCCGTATCTTGACGGCAGCGCCTTCGGCGGAATCCGGGCGGGAGTGCCCATCACCCACATGTATCTGCCTTTCCACGAGAACTGGCCTTCACCCATCGCGGAACACTATTCGGCGGGCAATGACATCCGCAAGTACCCGGACAACATCGTCGCACACGCCCTGACTGCGCCTCCGGTGGAGGAGGCCTTCGACCGGGACTTCCAAGAGGCTTTCGTGGCGGTGACCCGGCAGTTCGTGGAGCACTGCAGGGAGCGCGGCTGGGACAAGACGGACATGCAGTGCTATCAGAACAACAAGTACTATTTCAAGGACGAGAAGACCAACTTCCGGGGCACTTCCTGGTGGTTGCTGGATGAGCCCATGCACCGCGACGACTGGCTGGCCCTGCGGTTCTTCGCGCGAATGTTTCGTGAGGGCGCGGGGAGCAACGAAAGATTCGTGTACCGGGGCGACATCTCGCGTCCGCAGTGGCAGCGCGACTGGCTCGACGATCTGGCGGACGTGATCTGCGTGAGTTCAGCGCTGTTCACCGACACCTGGCACTGCCGGCGCATGGCCGACCAGTGGGGTGCGGAGTTCTGGCACTACGGAACAGCCAACGACGTTCGCGCCGGCAATCTCAATGGTGTCGCGTGGGCGCTGCGGGCATGGATCGGTGGAGCGGACGGCATCCTGCCCTGGAACACCATCGGTGGTGAAGGCGCCCTCATCAACCCCACCGCAACAGCGCTGCTCATTCCCGGGAGCAGGTTCGGTATCCGAGGGCCCCTGGTGAGCCTGCGCCTGCTCGCTCTGTGTCGCGGGCAGCAGGATGTGGAGTACCTCAACCTCCTGGCCGAGAAGCGCCGGGCGAGTCGAGATGAGATGCGGAGGCTGGTTGGAGAGCACTTGACTCTTCAGGGGGAACACCGGCAGGCGTGGGCTGATGATGCCGGGACAATGGACTTTGGCGCCCTGCGCTGGGAGGACTTCGACGGCCTGCGCAGGACAGTGGCGGCGGAGCTTTCGAGGTAGGCGCAATTCCGGAAGGTCATCTGCATTTCGGTGTTGAACAATCCACCGCCCGGGTCTACCGGGCGCACACCAAAGCTGCCGCAGGAGGATGTACCTATGAGCGACAAGATCAGGCTCGCCCTCGTCGGCGCCGGGGGCATGGCGAATGGGGTCCATTACCCCTCGCTCGCCGTTTTCGATGACGTCGAGATGGTCGGTCTGTGCGACCTGGTGCCGGAGAAGCTGCAGGCCACAGCAGAGAAGTTCAAGATCGAGAAGACATACACCGACTACAAGAAGATGATAGAGGAAACCGCGCCCGATGGCGTGTACGTCCTCATGCCGCCCCACCATCTGTTCGACATCTGCATCCACGTGCTCAACAGCAAGCTGGCGCTGTTCATCGAGAAGCCGCCGGGGGTTACCGCCGAGCAGACCCGGCAGATGGCCAACTGCGCCGAGAAGAACGGGGTCGTGAGCCTGGTGGGGTTCAATCGTCGCTACAGCCCACTCATGCGCCAGTGCAAGAACATGGTGCTCGACCACGGCGGCCCCGTGATCCAGGCAATGAGCAGCTTCTACAAGTGGCACACCGCCGGCCCGTACTACAATGGCGCAATCGATATCCTGAGCTGCGACGCGGTTCATGCGGTGGACGCGCTGCGTTTCATCGGCGGCGATGTGAAGAAGGTTGTTGGTGAAGTCAGTAACCAGGGCATGTCCTTCGACACCCGCTTCAATGCGCTGGTCGAGTTTGAGAGCGGCGGCGCGGGGGTCCTCATGACGAACTGGCGCGTGGGTGGACGCATCCACCAGTTCGAGATGCACGGCGAGGGAATCTCCGTATACGTGAATCCCGACTTCCATGCGGATATCTACGTAGATGGCGCGACCAAGGCGAAGCGTATCACTACGCAGAAGGCTGCGGGCGGCAGCAAGGAGCCCCGCGTCTACTACGGATTCGAGGGAGAAAACCGGGCCTTCGTGGACGCAATCAAGACAGGCCAGCAGCCCGAGACGTGCCTGGCCGACGCCGTGAAGACCATGGAGCTTGTGGATCGCATCTATCACAGCCCCCTGTAAGATGGTTCAAGAATCGGTGGAGGAATCTGGTTGAACATTGGCGAATAGTGTCTGCGTAAAATGCCGGAGCGGCGGTCGTGAGGAGTGGGTGCGGAGACACGATCCGTCGGAGAGTACACCATCACTGCGCTGGGAGGGAAACCATGCGCCAACAGCAGGCCAGCCCACTGGCGATCGTCATCGCTATTGTGGTGCTACTCGTGGTCCTGTACGTCATCTTCAAACTCACCGTCGCACCGAAGCCGGCGCCTCCGAATGACGCTGGGATGCAGGGGCCTCCACCCGAATCGATGCCCGCCGGTTCAGGTGCGCCAGGCACGCCGGGACAACAGACTGCGCCTCCTCAAGGCGCCAGTCCGCCAGCCTCGGGTGGTTAGCAGCAGAGGCGAGCAAACACTGGTATAATCGAGCGTTCCGCCGAAGGCCCCCGGGTAAGGAGTCTGAGGTGCGGACGCTGCGTCGTTGACTTCGCCATTCGGCTCCACTATAATTCCCATGCCCGGCGAGTCTCACGCGACCGGGTGTTTTTGTGTTGAGCAGTCGAATCGCCCGCAGCAGTTGAGTCACAGGAGGATCAGCGACGATGGCCGGTGTAACACTCAAGGGCCTGACCAAGCGTTTCGGCGATGTTATCGCCGTCAATAACGTGGACCTCGAAATCCGGGATGGCGAGTTCCTCGTGCTCGTAGGCCCGTCCGGCTGCGGGAAAACCACGTGTCTTCGCATGATCGCCGGCCTCGAAGAAGCCACCGATGGCGAGATCCGCATCGGCGACCGCCTCGTCAACAATGTTGCCCCGAAAGACCGGGACATCGCCATGGTCTTCCAGAATTACGCGCTCTACCCCCATATGAGCGTCTATGAGAACATGGCTTTCGGACTCAAGCTGCGGAAGGTACCGCGGGACGAGATAGCTCGCCGCGTCGAAGAAGCCGCCGAGATGCTGGGCATCCAACAACTTCTGAAGCGCCGCCCCAAGGAGCTATCCGGCGGACAGCGCCAGCGCGTCGCTGTCGGCCGGGCTATCGTGCGCGAGCCCGCGGTGTTCCTGATGGACGAGCCGCTGTCGAACCTGGATGCCAAGCTCCGGGTCCAGACCCGTGCGGAACTCATCAAGCTTCACCGCCGCCTGGGCATCACCACCATCTACGTCACCCACGACCAGGTCGAGGCCATGACCATGGGCGACCGCATCGCGGTCATGCTCGACGGCGTGGTTCAGCAGGTAGATTCCCCCCTCAACCTGTTCAACCACCCGGTGAACGTGTTCGTCGCGGGATTCATCGGCAGCCCGGCCATGAACTTCGTGGATGGAGAGCTTGTCTCCCAGAATGGCGAACTGTGGATAGACGCGGGAACCTTCAAAGTACAGCTTCCCGCCCACCGCATTGCGGCCTATGAGGAACATGTGGGCAAACCGATCATTCTGGGCATCCGACCAAGCGACATATACGACAAGACCATTTCACCGGTCGCAGAGCCCACGCCCGGGAACACTATCGACCTGGTTGTTGAGGTCATCGAGCCGATGGGGGCTGAGTCAGTGCTCTATCTGTCGACGGGGACGGAAAGCCTGATTGCCAGCGTTGACAGTAACACCATCGCGAAGGAGAACGAGAAGCTTGCGGTGGTCCTGGACATGAACAAGGCTCACATCTTCGACAAGCAGACGGAACTCGCTCTCGGGGAAGAGACTGTGGGTCGCTGAACTCCACTTGCCGCATCCGAATCGCTGTTCAGGGCTCCGGAATGATCCGGAGCCCTGCGTATATTGCATACTGATTCGGGATAGCTCCTGCTCGTTAGTCCTCGGGCGCGATCGGCAAATGCCCGTGAGCGTCCTCCCAAATGCCCAGGAGCTCGCCGCGCAGCTGGGCCAGTGTTGCCGCCATTTCCTCGAGTTCCCGCGCCTCTTCAGGGTCATTCGCTGCGCCTTCGGCGTCTACCCGCTCCAGGGTGAGGTCGGCTGCGATCTGCTTCAGCCGGTCCATCAAGGTGCGCGCCCAGACCAGGGTGTTGAGCGGCGGCTGGGGGCTCTCAAGCTGCTCGAGCTCACGCGACGCCTGCTCACTGACGAACTCCCTCAGTCGCTTGAGGAACCTGCGGGTGCGGATTGCCACGGCCTTTGAACGCTCGATATCCAGCGGCGTCAGGGGCGAAGCGATCCCCACCGGCGGTCGGCTGTAAAGGAGCACGTCTTCCAGCTGCTTCTCGGTTTCGAGCGCTGCGGCGTAGATCGCGACCAGCCGCTCGCGTCTGCGCCGCGCGGGACTGCCTTCGCTGAGGATATCGTCGAGCGCCTCGAGCTGCGCCTCCAGGAACTCCGCGCGTGCTGTAAGGTCTGCAAGCTCCTGGTCGCGGCGGTGGGCGGCGGCCTTGCGCTGCTCCACAAGCTGATCCAGTACGATGTCGATGTCGCCCAGGGCCTGTTCGAGGGTGGCCACGAGGGTGTCCATGTAGTCCTCGGCGCCCTGACGCAAGCGGCTCTCGAAGTCATACCGCAGTCGTCCGCAGGCTTGGTCGAACTGCTGCAACAGAACCTTCTCGCCTTCTCTCAGCATTGCCGCTTTCTTGCGCTCTTCACCCATCAGCGCCCAATGCCACTTGAACCCGGTGCCGAGTTGCACTTTCCAGGAGCGTTCGCGCCATTCAAATTTCGACTGGGTCGGCAGGACGAGAGCGTCAGCGATGCGAGGCTCGGGAAGGTCGAAATGCTTCCGGGCGGCGGCGTAAACCTGTGCAAGTTTCTCCTGGATGCGGTCGCCGAAACGTTTCAGCGCGTCCTCCAGGTCCGCTGCGAGTTTGCCCTGTTCCTCCTCGTCCTTCCAGGCCGCGATCGCCTTGCGCAGGTTCACTTCCAGGAATTCGTTCAGCTCAGCGTGGAGTTCCTCAAAACTCGAGAAGCGCGGTTCGTCAGCCCATTCGGTGTAGCGCGCCTTGAGCTCTTTCATCCCCGCGGCGCGCGCCATTTCGAAGTCTTCCTGCAGGCGGGTGCGCACCACCCGATCGACATTGGTGCGAACCAGAACCTTGCTGTCGTTCACCTCGTGCATGATCAGGTCTCGTTCGGAGCGAAACAGCTTCACACTTCGCTGTAGTTCCTCGACGCTCAGCTCCAGGCTTCGGCGGTACAGGTCCACGGAGAGCTTGAGTTCCTCAGCCACCGCACCGGCGCGGCGCGCGATGGACTTCTGCAAGGTGGGCAGCAAGTCGTCTTCGGCGAAACGCTGCAGGCGGGCGGAGAGCCTGGCGATTCCTGATGCCTCCCATGCGCTGCGCTGGTCGGTACGGTTCGCCTCAACACCGCGGCGCGCGGACACCGGGAGGATCTCGAGGGCATCCTCCGGAAGAACCGTCGCGAGGACCTGGCGGGTGAAGTCCAGGGCCTCTTCACGTTCGGTGGGGGAGAGCTGGTCCACCTTGTTCAGGACCACGAAGATGCGTGATGTCCGGCCGAGAATATCCCGCACGAAGCTGAGCTCACTCTGACTGATGGGTGGGTCCGCTGCGAGCACAAGCAGGGCTCCGTCCACCTGGTCGAGGAAACTCTGGGTAACCTCGGTGTTGTGCTGGTAGATGGAGCCCACGCCCGGGGTGTCCACCAGGAACAAGCCGGATGCCAGCAGCGGCGAAGGTACACGCACCTCCACAATCGCGACCTGCTTCACATTCTCGGGGTTGCCTGACTCGCTCACGTAGGCCGAGAGATCGCGCACCTGGATCTGCTCGCGCCGCCCGTCCTGAAAGGTGACACGGCACTCGACCTCGTTGCCGTACCGCACCACCGTGATGATGCTGGTCAGTGGGACCACGGCAGAGGGCAGGATGTCGTGGCCGATGAGAGCGTTGATCATCGTGCTCTTCCCGCGCTTGAACTCGCCGAAGACCACGAGATTGAAGGCGCGGGCTGCCAGTTGCTCCTGGAGGCCTACCAGATTGCGCCAGTGACGGTCCGGACCGTGCTTAGCGGTGTAGTTGACCAGGCCGCGCACGACTTCCGTCAGGTCGACGGAGGCCCGCTCGCATGCCTGGATCAGCTCATGGGGTGTACTCACGTATTTGCTCCCTCGTCCTCATTGGTCGCTTCGGGCTCTTGCTCGCCGCGGCTCGCTGTGTCCTGCGGTAGGGGGATTGCGTGGTCCTCAGCGTCGCCTTCCCAGTATTCGGCATAGATGCTTTCGCCGGGAACGGAACCAGGCCCATCGTCCCCACCAGTCTCGTCATCGGGCGGGGTCTCATCTTCGCCCTCAGGCGAAGGCCTGCGCTGCACTATCCCAACAAGCGCCACGCTCAGCAGATACAACAGGATCATGGGGCCGGCGAGGATAGCCATGTTCACGGGGTCTACGGTGGGTGTGACAATGGCCGCGAAGACAAAGATGATCACGATCGCCTGCCGCCACCACCCCATCAGCTGCCGGCTGTTGACGATCCCCAGAAAACCCAGGAACATGAGCACTAGCGGCAGCTCGAATGCCAGCCCGAAGGCCAGCAGGAGGCGCATCGTGAACCAGAGATAGGGCTTGAGAGTGCGCTCAATCTCCACTCCAAGGCTCTGGTCCATGCGAAAAAGAAAGGCATAGGCGTTGGGCGAGACATAGTAGCAGAAGACAACGCCGCCAACAAAGAGCACGACTGCGAAGGGCCAAATGAGAATCAGGTACTTGCGCTCATTGTCTTCAAGGGCGGGTTCGATGAAACACCATATTTCGATGAGGATCAGCGGAAGGGCCAGTATAAGTCCCGCGAGCAGGGCGGTCTGGATTGCGATGGTGAACCCTGCGGCGGGTTCGAAAACGCGGAAGGGAAGGTTCTCCACACCCACCCTGCGCGCACCCTCCTCCGCAGGATAGCGCAACACAGCCAGAATATCGTCACGGTACGCCCAGCTGACAGCCGCACCCACACAAACGTAGACGAAGGATCGGATGATGCGCATCCGAAGTTCTTCAAGGTGATCGAAAAAGCTCAGTTCTCGGCGGTCGCGTTGGCGTGCTGCCATACGGGGCCCTCAGACTCCCACCACAGACTCGATCATCACATACCACGGGGCAGGTTCAGATTTCATTGCTTGCCGCGCTCGGTCGCTGAAAGGCATAGCAAGCGCCGCCTCGCGAACGGCTTGCTGGAAGCCCAGAGCGCAAAGCCGTCGGTAGAGAGGCGCCTGGGCGTCGACAATGGTCAGGATGCGCTCCGTTGGCGCCGATGCCAAGAGTGCCTGCAGGTACGGCTCCGGTGGCTCGGGGCAAACGAGGTCACTTACTACCGTTGCGCGGGCGGTTTCACCGCCAACCAAGACCTCGACGGTCGCGAAGGCGCAACTCGCAATAGCAGCCCCGACAGCATCACGGATCACCATCAACTGGTCCGGGAGGCTCGCCGGACGGTTCAGGCGGTGCCAGGCCCACAGTTCGTCGCTGAGCGGTGCGTAACCGTCGAAGCCCTCGTATTCGCGGTCTGTCATAGCCCGGATGTCGGAATGGTCGGCTTCAGTGGCGGGCTCGGCCTTCAGGTCAGGCGAGGGGTCAGGCCGGTTGCCCTCCAGTGCCGCGCCGATTGCCCTTGGCTCGTATCCCAGGCGCTGGTAGAACGTGTACGGGTGGCCGTCCGGGTTGGTGTACAGGACTGCGGCTTCCGCGCCGGCATCCCGCATGATCCGGTGCGCATCTTCCATGAGCCGGTGCGCCAGACCCTTCCTGCGGTGTTCGGGCAGTGTGGCCACGGTGTCGATGATGCCGCAGGGCATCACGATTCCGCCCAGTCGCACGTCTTGGATGCAGACCAGCACGTTG is part of the Armatimonadota bacterium genome and harbors:
- a CDS encoding dynamin family protein, with the protein product MSTPHELIQACERASVDLTEVVRGLVNYTAKHGPDRHWRNLVGLQEQLAARAFNLVVFGEFKRGKSTMINALIGHDILPSAVVPLTSIITVVRYGNEVECRVTFQDGRREQIQVRDLSAYVSESGNPENVKQVAIVEVRVPSPLLASGLFLVDTPGVGSIYQHNTEVTQSFLDQVDGALLVLAADPPISQSELSFVRDILGRTSRIFVVLNKVDQLSPTEREEALDFTRQVLATVLPEDALEILPVSARRGVEANRTDQRSAWEASGIARLSARLQRFAEDDLLPTLQKSIARRAGAVAEELKLSVDLYRRSLELSVEELQRSVKLFRSERDLIMHEVNDSKVLVRTNVDRVVRTRLQEDFEMARAAGMKELKARYTEWADEPRFSSFEELHAELNEFLEVNLRKAIAAWKDEEEQGKLAADLEDALKRFGDRIQEKLAQVYAAARKHFDLPEPRIADALVLPTQSKFEWRERSWKVQLGTGFKWHWALMGEERKKAAMLREGEKVLLQQFDQACGRLRYDFESRLRQGAEDYMDTLVATLEQALGDIDIVLDQLVEQRKAAAHRRDQELADLTARAEFLEAQLEALDDILSEGSPARRRRERLVAIYAAALETEKQLEDVLLYSRPPVGIASPLTPLDIERSKAVAIRTRRFLKRLREFVSEQASRELEQLESPQPPLNTLVWARTLMDRLKQIAADLTLERVDAEGAANDPEEARELEEMAATLAQLRGELLGIWEDAHGHLPIAPED
- the ugpC gene encoding sn-glycerol-3-phosphate ABC transporter ATP-binding protein UgpC → MAGVTLKGLTKRFGDVIAVNNVDLEIRDGEFLVLVGPSGCGKTTCLRMIAGLEEATDGEIRIGDRLVNNVAPKDRDIAMVFQNYALYPHMSVYENMAFGLKLRKVPRDEIARRVEEAAEMLGIQQLLKRRPKELSGGQRQRVAVGRAIVREPAVFLMDEPLSNLDAKLRVQTRAELIKLHRRLGITTIYVTHDQVEAMTMGDRIAVMLDGVVQQVDSPLNLFNHPVNVFVAGFIGSPAMNFVDGELVSQNGELWIDAGTFKVQLPAHRIAAYEEHVGKPIILGIRPSDIYDKTISPVAEPTPGNTIDLVVEVIEPMGAESVLYLSTGTESLIASVDSNTIAKENEKLAVVLDMNKAHIFDKQTELALGEETVGR
- a CDS encoding Gfo/Idh/MocA family oxidoreductase; this encodes MSDKIRLALVGAGGMANGVHYPSLAVFDDVEMVGLCDLVPEKLQATAEKFKIEKTYTDYKKMIEETAPDGVYVLMPPHHLFDICIHVLNSKLALFIEKPPGVTAEQTRQMANCAEKNGVVSLVGFNRRYSPLMRQCKNMVLDHGGPVIQAMSSFYKWHTAGPYYNGAIDILSCDAVHAVDALRFIGGDVKKVVGEVSNQGMSFDTRFNALVEFESGGAGVLMTNWRVGGRIHQFEMHGEGISVYVNPDFHADIYVDGATKAKRITTQKAAGGSKEPRVYYGFEGENRAFVDAIKTGQQPETCLADAVKTMELVDRIYHSPL
- the tatC gene encoding twin-arginine translocase subunit TatC, which codes for MAARQRDRRELSFFDHLEELRMRIIRSFVYVCVGAAVSWAYRDDILAVLRYPAEEGARRVGVENLPFRVFEPAAGFTIAIQTALLAGLILALPLILIEIWCFIEPALEDNERKYLILIWPFAVVLFVGGVVFCYYVSPNAYAFLFRMDQSLGVEIERTLKPYLWFTMRLLLAFGLAFELPLVLMFLGFLGIVNSRQLMGWWRQAIVIIFVFAAIVTPTVDPVNMAILAGPMILLYLLSVALVGIVQRRPSPEGEDETPPDDETGGDDGPGSVPGESIYAEYWEGDAEDHAIPLPQDTASRGEQEPEATNEDEGANT
- a CDS encoding ABC transporter permease; translation: MSRVAIFAATWVNVLGPLVGLAVIFTLFAAIGPPGFSSAANLETIARQTAIVGVAALGMTLIMILGGIDLSVGSVVALTTVVIAWLLQEAQTSALLAALGGIAAGVLCGLVSGTLITRLNVVPFIVTLGMMLVVRGIAKALANEQKIDAPLTWLKELLASLPPERRAMLLPPGVWLVIVLALVVAGLLRYTRLGRHIFAIGSNEQTARLCGVPVQRVKVVTYTLGGLFFGLAGLMLFSRLTVGDPTAAVGLELDVIAAVVIGGGSLAGGEGSVLGSLVGALIMSVIRSGCSQMGLSNWVQELVTGAVIVVAVALDRLRHRRLT
- a CDS encoding family 10 glycosylhydrolase, with the protein product MRLLVLPLLITSFLPVTADEFDVALLRPTRYLAENPAGADDVHTYLQNVRNILDLAGLRHHTIDEAEVLAGSLSTAEFLICPYNPYMTAEVAKAIQSFLDAGGHALFCYFCEDSLRRRLGLGELLYTSGGDEGLFRNLAATEFAPRGMPQTVRQGSWNAYLLASLDDSISRPVLEWIAEDGQTNSGPAMTVSSEAAWFGHVMVGGNLPEKARMLLSVIGNWNPKVWDRAVQHALRPDLGFRFAEDIAALQSMAEGRPEASAAAGRLATEHEQLRREAGKVEPWVTIQAAQAWRQGLRDVYLTCLPSAPDGMRGAWVVMPGGCGDWGWERTAQVAAENGLTDLFVRIEWGGRASYPSEVIPSRLEPGETDPVAEGIAACHRHGLRYHAWFISLNWRMPPQDLVQAISAQGLWQYSPEGLETVREGGGRSHWLNPSEPGVIDLQARMMAEVAAKYPVDGVHYDYIRYENYNGSYGERDRARFEVWANVKVRDWPADVLPASGGKPAGPLHEKFLEWRCEQVSNVVFASSAAVRAANPKCRISAAVYPSWPSHRLTVGQDWARWLREGWLDFVCPMVYDAPSYYDRHVDRVGRLREAAGDRPLMVGIGSWLHTDPLTVAEQVVADRELGADGFVLFSYTPELGESFLPALKRGVFAVPAKPR